CGAGGAGCTCGAGCGCGAGCGCGTCGAGGCGGCGGATCCCCTCCTCGGCGCCGGGCTCGCGCGCGCACTCGCCCCGCGCGCCCAGCGTCGGGCATGCAGCGCAGACGTCGTCGGCGCACTCGACGACCACGAGCGCGTCCTCGGCGCGGGCGAGCACCTCGCGCAGGTTGGCGACGAAGGCCTCCGAGTACCCCTCGCCGGCGAAGGAGTGCAGGCATACGAGGTGGTGCCCGCGCAGCCGGGCCGGCTGGCCGCTCACGCCGCCTCCGGAGAGCACAGCCGGGGCCGGTCCTGCCCGACGGCCCCGATCGACAGCGGCAGCGAGAGCTCCTCGGCCCGGGCTGTGAGCGCCGCGAGCGCCGCGTCGGGCGTGTTGTTGGTCCGCGAGAGGTGCAGCGCCACCACGCGACGTGTGCGCCCTGCCGCGAGGCGCTCCAGCGCCTCGGCGGCCGCCGCGTTCGACAGGTGCCCGCGCTCCGACAGGATGCGGCGCTTCAGGAACCAGGGGTAGGGTCCCTCCACCAGCATCCCGACGTCGTGGTTGGTCTCCAGCCCGACCCACTCGCACTCCGAGAGCGCTTCCAGCGCCTCGGGCGTGAGCGCGCCGGTGTCCGTCGCCATGCCGAAGGAGCCGCCGCAGGGCGAGCGGAACGCGAAGCCCACCGGGTCGGCCGCGTCGTGCGAGGCCGGGAAGACGGTCACGCGCAGGCCG
This genomic interval from Coriobacteriia bacterium contains the following:
- a CDS encoding MBL fold metallo-hydrolase, translated to MDPPPSARMCVAFLGSGSAGNATAVECGGRCVLVDCGFSARETVRRLESCGIAREAVEAVLLTHEHGDHVRGVEVLARRLGLPVLATEGTLRRARVGGAGGERVRAGEVVAVGGLRVTVFPASHDAADPVGFAFRSPCGGSFGMATDTGALTPEALEALSECEWVGLETNHDVGMLVEGPYPWFLKRRILSERGHLSNAAAAEALERLAAGRTRRVVALHLSRTNNTPDAALAALTARAEELSLPLSIGAVGQDRPRLCSPEAA
- a CDS encoding DUF1284 domain-containing protein — translated: MSGQPARLRGHHLVCLHSFAGEGYSEAFVANLREVLARAEDALVVVECADDVCAACPTLGARGECAREPGAEEGIRRLDALALELLGARPGDRMRFAETREGVWAALPRWLAEACEGCEWAAVCEQAREARQPSR